A region of the Verrucomicrobiia bacterium genome:
CAGTAAAAAATATCAATTAACGATATAGGAGGCTGGGGCTAACAAAGCTCGGTGGCGGGGATGCTGCGTTACTTCGGCCCGGTCATCGGCGTTCCGCGCTTCACCAATTGGACAGCAAAGCCCCACGGATCACGGAGCATGGCCAGATTGTCGCCGAGGGGATTGGTGTCTACTTCGCCTTCGGCGATTGCCCCCGCCTGTATCAATCGCGCGCGGGTCACATGGACGTCGTCCACGGCGAACGCCAGGTGCAATACCAGCGGATCCATCTTGCCGTAGGGGGGCACCGGTGCTTTCGAGTTGTAATAGATCTCAATCATCGACTGCTCGGCGGCATCGACGAGAAAATGCGCATGCCACGGCGGGCCGGAGATCCGCACCACGCGCATTTGTAGATGTTTCGTGTACCAGTGCGCCATGGCGACGGGCTCGGCGACGTTGAAAGCCACATGCTCAATCTTCATCTGAAAAGTAATAGTAAAAAGCCCTGCTTAAGTCGAATGCCTTCTGCAATCAGTCTCCCTGACATTATGGCGTAATGTCGAACCGATAGAACCCCTGCGGCTGTAAGGCTCCGCCGAGATTTGTCAAAGTCAGGAGGGCCCCGATGCTGTTGGTGACCGATACGCCGGGCACATTCACCCAGTTGGTCGGATTCATGGAACTGCTGAACTGCAATTGATAGGTCTCGTAGGCGATGGATGGGATATTGAAGACGAGGTTCGTACCCGACAACTGGACTCCGGTAATTTGATTGATGGGATAGGGCGCAGGGTTGAGGGGAGCAGAAAAACGGAACACCGTACCACTCTTATTAATCCCGCCATAGATGGTTGTCCCATAGAAATTGCCATCGCTGGCCTGTACCATCCTGCCAAAGGGATCGAACCCACTGTTGGGAAAACCTGCGAAGGAGTAAAGATTCGTTTCGCTGCCGCTGGGACTGATCCGAAACACGATGCCTTGGAAGGGAATGTTTGTCCCGCCTCCTTGCGTTGTCCCGTAGAAATTGCCATCGCTGCCCTGCACGAGGGAGGCGAGCGGATGACTCCCATCGGGGTGGGATGTAAAAGAGTGAAGATTCGTTTCGTTGCCATTGGGATTGATCCGAAACACCGTGCCGCATCCGCTGGGGATACCAAACGTGCCCGGGCAATTGGTGCTCGTCCCTCCGTCACTGGTCGTCCCATAAAAATTGCCGTCACTGCCCAGCACGAGTCCGGCATAAGGAGCGGCCCCATCGGTGGGAAACCCTCCAAATGAGTAAAGATTCGCGTAACCGCCGCTGGGACTGATTCGAAATACTGTGCCGCAGCCCGGAAGGCCGCAATTCGTGCTCGTCCCGCCAGCATACGTCGTCCCGTAAAGATTGCCGTCGCTGCCTTGTACCAGCTCGGCATAAGGACTGGCGCCATCGGCGGGAGGGCCGACGAACGAGTGAAGATTCGTGTAGCCACCGCTGGTACTGATCCGAAAGATAGTACCGCAACCACTAGTACAATTCATGCTGGTCCCGCCGTAATAGGTTGTGCCGTACAAAAATCCGTCACTGCCCTGCACGGGTCTATCAGCTGGATTGGCCCCATCGGTGGGGGAGCCAACAAACGAGTGAAGATTCGTGTAAACGCCGCTGGGACTGATCCGAAAGATGGTACCGCAGCCGGTGGGACAATTCGTGCTTGTTCCACCATAAGCGGTTGTCCCATAGAGATTGCCGTCGCCGAGTTGTACGAGCCCGGCATAGGGAGTGGATCCGTCGGTTGGGGAGCCGCCAAAGGAATACAGATTCGTGTACGTGCCGCTGGGACTAATCCGGAACACCGTGCCATTACCGCCTGCCCCGTTTATGTTAAGATTTGTGTTTCCACCTTCAGACGCAGTCCCGTAGAAATTGCCATCGCGGCCCTGTACGAGGGAGCTAAATGGTAGATTTCCATTGCCGGGAGAACCGCCAAAGGAGTGAATATTCGTCAGCGTTTGTGCGTGGGTATCGAATACTCGACCGGCCAGGACCAACAGCAGGACCGCGCTGGCAAGGCGGAAAACGTTTCCCGTCGCCAGCCCGACATGAATCGGTTTGTTCATACCAGACGCTGCCTCACCCGTTCTTTAGCAGCGAAAGCATAGCATTGCGGCAATGCCAAGTCGAGCCATTCCCGCCTCCAAGTCCTCAGCCGGGTCGTTCGACACCGCCGCTACTGGCGGAAGTGGTTGAATCGGCTCACTCGGAAGCGTAGTCTGGTAGTGGTGGCAGGCGACTACTCAGTCCAGCAGGAGACACCTTCCGCAGGCCTTGGCCTGCGCCGACTGCAATTCACGCGCGTGAAAGATTCTAACCACAAGCAAACGTGAAGAAACCACGGATACTGGTCGTGCGGGGTGGGGCGATTGGGGATTTCATCATGACGTTGCCGGCCATCGGGGCGTTGCGCGAGCGGTGGCCGGAGGCGCATATTGAAATCCTCGGGTATCCGCATATTGCGGAGTTGGCGCACAAACGTCATTACGCTAATACAATCCGATCGATCGACGCGAAGGCGATGGCGGGCTTCTTCATTCCCCACGCCGTGCTGGATTCCACACTCATGGAATATTTCGGCGGATTCAACGTCGTCATTTCGTACCTCTTCGATCCGGACCGAATCTTTTCCAACAATGTGCGCTGCTGCGGTGTCAAGCAGGTGATTGACGCGTCGCCCCGACCGGAAGCTATGCATGCAGCGGAGCATTATTGTCGGCCATTGGAATCGCTGGCGATTTATGTGGAGACACCGCGCCCCCGGATTCATCCGAATGAGTCTGACCGCGAAGCTGCGTCGAATTTCCTGAA
Encoded here:
- a CDS encoding VOC family protein, giving the protein MKIEHVAFNVAEPVAMAHWYTKHLQMRVVRISGPPWHAHFLVDAAEQSMIEIYYNSKAPVPPYGKMDPLVLHLAFAVDDVHVTRARLIQAGAIAEGEVDTNPLGDNLAMLRDPWGFAVQLVKRGTPMTGPK
- a CDS encoding choice-of-anchor tandem repeat GloVer-containing protein, with product MNKPIHVGLATGNVFRLASAVLLLVLAGRVFDTHAQTLTNIHSFGGSPGNGNLPFSSLVQGRDGNFYGTASEGGNTNLNINGAGGNGTVFRISPSGTYTNLYSFGGSPTDGSTPYAGLVQLGDGNLYGTTAYGGTSTNCPTGCGTIFRISPSGVYTNLHSFVGSPTDGANPADRPVQGSDGFLYGTTYYGGTSMNCTSGCGTIFRISTSGGYTNLHSFVGPPADGASPYAELVQGSDGNLYGTTYAGGTSTNCGLPGCGTVFRISPSGGYANLYSFGGFPTDGAAPYAGLVLGSDGNFYGTTSDGGTSTNCPGTFGIPSGCGTVFRINPNGNETNLHSFTSHPDGSHPLASLVQGSDGNFYGTTQGGGTNIPFQGIVFRISPSGSETNLYSFAGFPNSGFDPFGRMVQASDGNFYGTTIYGGINKSGTVFRFSAPLNPAPYPINQITGVQLSGTNLVFNIPSIAYETYQLQFSSSMNPTNWVNVPGVSVTNSIGALLTLTNLGGALQPQGFYRFDITP
- a CDS encoding glycosyltransferase family 9 protein gives rise to the protein MKKPRILVVRGGAIGDFIMTLPAIGALRERWPEAHIEILGYPHIAELAHKRHYANTIRSIDAKAMAGFFIPHAVLDSTLMEYFGGFNVVISYLFDPDRIFSNNVRCCGVKQVIDASPRPEAMHAAEHYCRPLESLAIYVETPRPRIHPNESDREAASNFLKMAGREPLVAIHPGSGSEKKNWPVEKFGALARWLADELAAQLLIVRGEADERAAKKLGELLGERPVTMAQGLKLVELAAVLERCVLFLGNDSGITHLAAAVGTPTVALFGGASLPIWEPLGLHTRVVQFGEQDVANVRAAIEQLWGASRD